The DNA window TTCACGATCCCGCTCTTCCCGCTGGGCGCGTATGTCGGTCAGCCCGGTGGCGGCGATTTCCTGCATCGCCCGTGGAGAATCTTCGCGCGGGTTCCGCTGGGGACCTGGCCGGCGCTGTGGAGCCGGCTGGTGTCGCTCTCCGCCATCGCCCTGGTGCTGGGCGGCGCGGGACAGAGCTTCCAGGCGTCGCGCCACCGGGACGTGCACGTGGGCAATGCCTTCAACGAGCCGTTGCGGGTGGTCCTGGACGCGGAGGAGGACGAGGCGGTGGTGGTGCCCCCGGGCCAGGTGCGGTCCTTCCCCATGCTCCTGGGGAAGCGGCGGCTGCATGCCGCCTCCCTGTCCGGAGTGGAGGTGGACACGCTCGAACTGGACGTGCGGCGCGGTGAGGGCGTCCTGATGTGGAACATCGCGGGCGCCATGCCGGTCTTCCTGGCGCAGGAGCGCTACTCCGAGAGCAAGGTTTCCGATGGCACGCCCCCCACGGTGTACTGCGGCCATCGCGTCATCGAGCTGGGTCCTGTGAATGACCTGTTCCAGAACTCGCCGGATCGGGTCGTGCTGCCCGCGGGGCGTCATCACGTCGCGCGGACCCGCGTGGACGTGGAGCGGAGCCAGGGAGACATGCTCTCGCTCTGCTTCATCTATCTGGGGGCCCATAGCCGATGGGCTGAAGCACTCACCTTCATGGAGCCGTCGGCCCGGCTCTCGGGATGGAGTGAGAAGGAGGTCTCGCGCGCGTTTCAAGCCGCCGTCTCGAAGGGAGGAGGCGAGGCCACCCGCTTCGCGCGGACCGTGCGCGACGCGAACCCCGAGAACCTGGAGGGGCATCGGGGGTATCAATTCGCCGCCGAGCTCGAGGGGAGGACCGAGGGGCTCCTCGCCGAGTATACCGAGCGCGCCAGGGCCGCACCGGACTCGGCGGATGCGCAATACCTCCATGTCCGCCTGCTTCCGACCCCCGAGCGGAGAGCGGCCGTCGAAGCCCTGCTGAAGCGCTTCCCCACGCATGATGCCACCCTTCGCTCGGTGGTGTACCAGCGCTACCTGGATGGCGACTGGGCGGGTGCCGTGGAGGGGTGGGAACGACTGCTCGCCCGCGATGAAAGCGCCGCGGTGGAGGTGCTCGAGCAGGGGATGGCCTCGTTCGTGGCGCTCGGGCGCCTCAAGGAAGCACGGGCGTGGTTGGCGCGGCTCTTCGAGACGGACAACCCCTCCGTCCGGTCCAAGGTCGCGGGGCTTGATGCGCTCCTCGCCATGAAAATGAGGGCCGTGGAGCCGGATGCCCTCATCAAGAAGCTCCGGAAGGAGGATGGGGGGGACGTCTGGGTTCGTGCCCGCGTGGGGCTGCCCATCCCGGAGGACGCGTCCACCGTCACGGTGGTCCGGCTGATGTCCGTGGCGGGGCGGGACCCGAGGGAAGCCATGCTCCTCGCGCGGTCGCTTCAGGATATCGAGGTCCCCACCCTCGGGGAGTCCTTCTGGGCGTTGCTCTACGCGGAGGCGGTCCGGCTGGGCGATGAGGAGTGTCAACGCTCCCTGGAGCGGTTCGTCCTCGTGTCAGGTCCGCAGCGTGAGAACGTGCGCCGCTTCATCCGGGGCGAAGTGGCGGTCCTCGACGTCGACGAGCTGTCGTGGGACGTGCGGGCCGCGGTCTATTTCGTCCGCTCGCGCGACAGCGCGTTGCCCAAGGCGGAGCGGCACCGCTTGCTCGAGCAGGCGCGCCAGGCGGATTGGTTCCACGGCGTGGTCAGCGAGGCCATCACATCATGGAGTCCGTGAGTTCTTCGGGAGTCGGTCGTCGCGCGCTGCTCACGGTGGTCCTGTGGGTGGGGTTCTGGCTGATGGGGTTTGTGGTCGTCGCGGCCCTGCTCTGGCTGCCCTTCACCGAGATGTTCGTGACGGGCGGGCTGGGGCTGTCGGGCATCATCGCGGGAGCGGGGGCCGTGACGGTGCTCTGGGCGCTGCGCCCGCGCGGGTGGTTCGCGCCGCGAGAGCAGAGCGACGTGGCGCCCCTGACGCGAGAGGGGTTCCCCGCGCTCTTCGCCCTGTTGGACGAGGTCGCCGTGAGGGCGAAGGCGAAAGCGCCCAAGAAGGTGTACCTCTTCGGCGAGGCCTCCGCCTACATCACGATGGAGAGCAAGTGGTTCGGCCTGCGCCGCTCGCCCGTGGTGGGCATCGGCCTGCCGCTCTTCGCCTTCCTCGAGCGCGAGGAGCTCGCCTCGGTGCTCGCGCACGAGTACGGCCACCATCAGGGAGGAGACCTCGCGCTGGGCCCCTGGGTCTACCGCACGCGTCGGTCCATCGCCCTGGCGGTGGACGCGCTGGAGGACTCTGCCTTCTTCCTCGACGTCCCGTTCCAGCTCTACGGCCGCTTCTTCCTGCGCACGTCCAGCGCCGTCTCCCGGAGCCAGGAGCTGAAGGCGGACGCGCTCGCCGCGTCCGTGTGTGGAGTCGATGCGGCGTCCGCGGCGCTGCGGAAAGTCTACGCGCTGGCGCCCTACTGGCAGGCCTACCTGGAGCACGACCTGCTGCCCCTCTTCCATGAGCAGGTGGGGGTGCCCATGTTGGAAGGCTTCCGGCGCTTCCTCGCGGAGCCTCGGCGGCGCGCGGAGATGGAGCAGGGCATCGAGGAGGCGCTGATGCGTCCCGCCTCTCCTTGGGACTCCCATCCCCTGCTCGAGGAGCGGCTGCGCTCGATGGGCTCCTCTGGAAACGCCGCCGCCACCGTCCTGGAGCTCCTCCCGTTGTCGGGGTGTGTGGAGCTTCTCGGCGGAGAGCGCGAGGCGGAGTCCGCGTGGGTGGAGCGTTCCATCCGGGGCAGCCTCGTGTCCTTCCAATGGGAGGAGGTGGCCGAGAAGGTCATCTCCCCTGGGATGCAGAAGGACTGGGCGGGGTCCAACCTGGACCCCAAGCGCATGCCGCTCGATGCGCTGCCGGGCCTGCTGAAGGAGGGCGAGGCGCTGTGGAACCGGGTGCGCCCGCAGGGCATCGACGTGCTGTCACCCGAAGGCAAGCGTCAGCAGGTCCGGCGGATGTTGGTGGGGTGGTTGGGGACGGCGCTGGTGCACCGAGGCTTCATGCTGGAGGTGCGGCCCGGGGCGAGCCTGCGTCTGGTGTTGGGGGACATCTGCGTGGAGCCGGCGTCCATCCTGCGCAGGCTCGCGTCCGGTGAGCTGTCCGAGGCGGAGTACCTGGCCGCCTGCGAGGTGCTGGAAGACGCGGCGGCGGCTCAGAGGGCCGGGTAGTCCACATAGCCCTCGGCCCCAGGCGTGTAGAACGTCTGGGGGTGAGGCGAGGCCAGCTCCGCGCCGCGCTTCATCCGGGAGACGAGGTCCGGGTTGGCGATGAAGGGCTTGCCGAAGGCCATCAGCTCGGCGCGGCCCGCCGCGAGCGCTTGCTGCGCGGTGTCTTGCAGCAGGCCGCCGTTGAGGATGATGTGGCCCCCGAAGGCGTCGCGGATGGCGGCTTCCGTCGCCGCGAAGTCCGGGTGGGGGTTGGAGACCAGGTGCAGGTAGGCGATGCCTCGCAGCTCGCGGGCCAGGCCCACGTACTGCTCCCGCACGCCGTCGCGCTCGGGCAAGTCATTGAACGTGCTGAACGGCGTGAAGCGGATGCCCACGCGCTCGGGGCCGATGGCCGCGGCGATGGCCCGCGTCACCTCCACGACGAAGCGCGAGCGGTTCTCCGCGCTGCCGCCGTACGCGTCCTCGCGCCGGTTGGTGTGCGGGTGCAGGAACT is part of the Myxococcus landrumus genome and encodes:
- a CDS encoding tetratricopeptide repeat protein is translated as MPELRALCEDARVRRAVERGDSFKLYRTLKWARWLGRLRSHRQALDILLKQRRLFARPLKEGRMRVGMLNGFFGTLLLGKAEPDAVDGTVITTHWVVSFFTIPLFPLGAYVGQPGGGDFLHRPWRIFARVPLGTWPALWSRLVSLSAIALVLGGAGQSFQASRHRDVHVGNAFNEPLRVVLDAEEDEAVVVPPGQVRSFPMLLGKRRLHAASLSGVEVDTLELDVRRGEGVLMWNIAGAMPVFLAQERYSESKVSDGTPPTVYCGHRVIELGPVNDLFQNSPDRVVLPAGRHHVARTRVDVERSQGDMLSLCFIYLGAHSRWAEALTFMEPSARLSGWSEKEVSRAFQAAVSKGGGEATRFARTVRDANPENLEGHRGYQFAAELEGRTEGLLAEYTERARAAPDSADAQYLHVRLLPTPERRAAVEALLKRFPTHDATLRSVVYQRYLDGDWAGAVEGWERLLARDESAAVEVLEQGMASFVALGRLKEARAWLARLFETDNPSVRSKVAGLDALLAMKMRAVEPDALIKKLRKEDGGDVWVRARVGLPIPEDASTVTVVRLMSVAGRDPREAMLLARSLQDIEVPTLGESFWALLYAEAVRLGDEECQRSLERFVLVSGPQRENVRRFIRGEVAVLDVDELSWDVRAAVYFVRSRDSALPKAERHRLLEQARQADWFHGVVSEAITSWSP
- a CDS encoding M48 family metallopeptidase; amino-acid sequence: MSSSGVGRRALLTVVLWVGFWLMGFVVVAALLWLPFTEMFVTGGLGLSGIIAGAGAVTVLWALRPRGWFAPREQSDVAPLTREGFPALFALLDEVAVRAKAKAPKKVYLFGEASAYITMESKWFGLRRSPVVGIGLPLFAFLEREELASVLAHEYGHHQGGDLALGPWVYRTRRSIALAVDALEDSAFFLDVPFQLYGRFFLRTSSAVSRSQELKADALAASVCGVDAASAALRKVYALAPYWQAYLEHDLLPLFHEQVGVPMLEGFRRFLAEPRRRAEMEQGIEEALMRPASPWDSHPLLEERLRSMGSSGNAAATVLELLPLSGCVELLGGEREAESAWVERSIRGSLVSFQWEEVAEKVISPGMQKDWAGSNLDPKRMPLDALPGLLKEGEALWNRVRPQGIDVLSPEGKRQQVRRMLVGWLGTALVHRGFMLEVRPGASLRLVLGDICVEPASILRRLASGELSEAEYLAACEVLEDAAAAQRAG